The genomic interval TGCCGGCCTCGCCGGCCCGCGCCGCCTCGATGGTGGCGTTCAGCGCCAGCAGGTTGGTCTGGCCGGCGATCGACTGGATGAGGCCGACGACCTCCTCGATCTTGCGGCTGGCCTCGCTCAGACCCTGAACGATGCTGTCGGTTCGTCCGGCCTCCTCCACCGCGCCGCGGGCGAGCTGCGCCGACTGGCTGATGGAGCGGGTGATCTCGTCGATGGAGGCGCGGAGCTGTTCGGCGCCGGCTGCCACGCTTTCGACCTCGCTGGTCGCTTCCTGCACCGAATGGGCGACGCTGTCGCTGTGGTGGCTGGTCTGCTTGGCGTTGTCGAGCATCGAGTTCGCCTCGTTGCGCATCGACGTCGCCGACCGCACCACCTCGCCCATCATCGCCTTGACCGACGCTTCCAGATCGTTGGCGAGTGCGGCCATCGCCTGCCGCCGCTCCTGCTCGTTGCGCAGGCGCATCGCCTCCTGCTCACGCGACAGTTCCTGCACGCGGACGGCGTTTTCCTTGAAGACCTGCACCGTGCGGGCCATCTGGCCGATCTCGTCGCCACGGTCGGCGGCCGGGATGTCGGCCTCCAGATTGCCGCGGGCCAGACGCTCCATCACGTCGGTCAGCCGCACGATCGGGCGGGCGATGTTCATGCCGATGAACAGGGCGACGCCGACCGTCATCAGCAGCGCGCCGCCGGCAACCACCATGAATGCCTGCGTGGTGTGGTCGACCGAATCATTGACCGCGGCATAGGCATCGGTGGAAACCTTGCGCTTGTAGGTCAGATAATCGCGGCTGGTGCCCTGCAGGCGGGTGTAGGCGGCCTGGACCTCCTGCAGGAAGTCCAGCGGATCGACGCCCATCTTCAGAAGGTCGAGGAAGCTGCCCACCTTCGCCAGATAGGTGGCGCCATCGGCACCGAACCGCTCGAAGAACTTCGCCTCCTCGTCGGTGTCGGCGGTGGCGCCCTTCAGCGCCTCCGACTGGCTCTTCAGCTTTCCGAGCTGGTTGTTGAGAGCCTTCATCTCCTCTTCCACCGCCTTGGGCGAGGCGTTCGCGCTGCTGAGGATCACGGTCCGGTACATGCCGGCGTGGGCCACCGTCAGGGTGTCGGTCAGTCCCTGGATTTCCGCTTCGCGGGTGAAGGAGCGGTTGAACAGGGCGTCGAGCAGGGTCGATTGCTGGGTGATCGCCGACCAGCCGAGCACCGCGATCACCAGCATGCCGATGATCGCCGTCGTCGCCGGAATGGCCATCTTGACGGGAATATGGAAGTTGTTGAGGAGGGTCATGGGGCACCTGCGTCGGCCGGCAGTCCGTGGCGAGAACGATCCGGCATGGCATTGGGGCGGAGAAACGTGCGGCTACCGCGCAACGCCGCTCCGGTCGATGAAATCCTGCGGGGACGTACTCCCGCGCCGGTTCCGGGGCTGACGTCGAGGCGGCCTGCCCACCGACACGGCCATCGCTGCGCCATCTGACCCGGGAAATCTTTTTCAATGATTAACGCGCTTGTGTTTGGGCAAGTCTTTGATCTGACACAATTCACAAGCAATTTCTTCGGTGTCGAAGAGTTCAGTATCTTGATCATACTATGATATGCGACAGAAGAGACGGACCTATTGTTGTCCGGATCAAAAACGTCCGGCCACCGCCAGCATGACGGTAAACTCTCATATTCCGTGTTATTCCAGATCAAGACACAGCCTTGCCGATATCGTGATGCTTAGAAATTCATACAATTAGAGGCTAACAGGATTTCCCTCTCTCATCAATGGCGGTGGATGCGGCCATTCCCCTGAAAAGGGCATGAAAATCTCCCTTCGCTCCCGCAACGCGGCGCGATAGCGCTATCAAGTAAAATCAGCGTATTGAAAATATTGTCGGCAATGATGGCGAGCAGGCTCTCGCAGTCCTTCAGCCCGCCGACGACACCATGAAGGCGATGGAGATCGACACCGGCGACAGCAGAGTGGAGATCAGCAGCGACATCGACACCACCTCGCGCCCGGCATTGTAGCGCTCCGCGAAGACATAGGCGTTGATGCCGATCGGCAGGGCCGCGGCGGTCACCGCCGGGGCGACCCACAGCGGCGGCAGGTCGAAGACCTGGGTGGCCAGCAGCCAGGTCAACAACGGATGCAGGCCGGTCTTCAGCAAGGCCACGACAGTGGCGGGCAGCACCGCGCCCGAAGCCGGGCTGAGCGCCAGCGACGCCCCCAGCGTGAAACAGGCGCAGGGAAGCACGGTCTGCGCCAACATGGTGAAGCTCTTCATCACCATCGGCGGAATCGCCAGATGGATGAGGTTGGCGGCCAGCCCAAGGATCACCGACACCACCAGCGGGCTGCTCAGCGTCGCCTTCGCCGCATCCAGCGTCGCCTTCACCGGCCGCCCGGCCCTTCCGTTGCGTGCCGACCGCTGGGTTTCCGCCAGCATGGTGGCCGAGGTGAACAGCAGCGGCGACTGGAAGACGATCAGCAGCATCACCGGCACCGCCACCGTCGGTCCATAGGCCTCCATGATGATGGGCGACCCCAGCAGCGCGATGTTGGAGAAGGAACTGGCGAGGCCGATGGGCGCGATCTGCTCCCGCCGGCCCGCCAGCCGCATCCACAGCCCGCCCACCAGGAACACCGCGACCGCCGCGACATAGAAGGAGCCCAGCACCGCCCATTCCAGCGGGTCCGGAATATCGGCCCGCGCCATGTTGGAGAACAAAAGCGCCGGCAGCGCGTAGATACCGAGGAAACGGGAAAGCCCCTGGACCATCGCTGTGCTGAAGCCACGGTAGCGCGCCGCCCAGAAGCCAAGGGCGATCAGGCCGAACATCGGCAGGACGATCTGGAAAATCAGCGACATGGACGCGGCACCATAGGGGGCGGGGTCGGCGACAACCGCCGATGCGGGGGCTTTCCTTTACACGGTTCCGCTCAATCGGCGGGAACGATCTCCAGCGGCGGAACGCCCAGCACGTCCACCAGGGTGGCGCCGGCCTCGATCTGCTCGGTCCATTTGCGCTCGCGCTCCAGCAGGGCGAGGCTTTGGACAAGGGCGGCCTCGGCGAAGGCCAGCGGCACCACGACCACACCGTCCTCGTCGCCCAGGATCAGGTCGCCGGGATTGACCGGCACGCCGCCGATGGCCGCGGTGACGTCCATCTTGCCGCCGAAATTCTTGTGCGGGCCGCGGGCGACAGCGCCCTTGGCGAAGACCGGCAGGCCAAGCCCGCGGATTTCGTGCAGGTCACGGACCGACCCGTCGACCACCAGACCGCCAAGCGCGCGCCGCTTGCAGCAGCGCACGACCCATTCGCCGGCCAGCGCCACGTCGTCCAGGCCGCCACCGGCCACCACCACGACGTCGCCCGGCTCCGCCAGGCTGACGGCATGGTGAACCATGCTGTTGTCGCCGGGCATGGTGACCACGGTGCGCGCCTGGCCGCAGATCCGCATGCCGGGGACCATCGGCTTGATCCGAGAATCCATGCTCTGGCAGCGGTTCATCGCGTCGGAAGCGACGCTGCTGGGAACCGACGACCATTTGGCAAGGGCGTCGGTCGACAGGCGGGGATAATCGACGAGGTAGCGTTGCATAGCCATGGCGGTTTCCTTTCTTCGTATCTGGTTCTGGTAACGGAGTCGCGATGTCCGGTTCGAAGTGCGGCGGCGGAATGCCCTTCCGTGACGGACCGTTTCCCGCTTCCGGCAAGGCTGGGCGAAGGTGGGGCGGAGGCAGGACCAAGCGACGCTTTCTGCCATCCCGATCCTCGGCCCGCGCCTTACCAGGCACCATTGCAAGGAAAGGCGCCGGACCAGCGAAGATCGATGGCCGGGACGTCCCCACGCGGGAATGTTTCAGAATTTTAGCGCGCTTTTCCGCAGATCATCAACGTTCGGCACAACCCCCGGAGCTTTAAGCGCCATTTATTTAGATTTTGAAGTGTAACCGCCCCGGCGATCAGGCGCAAGGAGGTTGACAATCTGTAAATATGTCATGGGAAATTCCGCATCGCTTTCCGGGCTGTTGTAAGGCGCAACGCATCCAAAGCGCGAAATTTCAGTGAAACAACAACGTCGGACGATGGTGGATACAACTGCGGACCCGCGGAACGGTCACTCCTCGACGTCGGAAAGACACTGGCACGTTTCTGCCGAAAGGATTGACTACACTTGCATGACGGTTGGAATTGGCTTTGCAGCAATTGAAAGCTGGGCAGGCCGCCAGACGGCAGATCCGGCGGGCCGGTCATCCTGCATCGAACCGCTGCAGCGGGCGGAACGGAAGCCCCACGGGCGGTGGGAGCCCAGGCGGCAGAAGCGAGGCGCCAAAAAGCGAAAGGCCGGCACCCGAAGGTCCGGCCTTTTGAGATCGCATACTCCAGCATAAAGGCTGGATGAAAATGGAGCGGGCGAAGGGATTCGAACCCTCGACCCCAACCTTGGCAAGGTTGTGCTCTACCCCTGAGCTACGCCCGCGCTCCGTACCGTCAATCGGCAGTTTGTTTCTGCCGTCCGGCGGTGTGCGGCGGACTATACTCATCGGCCGACGCAATGCAAGCGCCTTGTTTCAGTTTTTTTCACCGGCTGGACGATTTTCCAAGCACCCAGTACAAGGGCTGTCATGGACACCGCATCGACCTCCCTTCCGGACGCCTCCCTTCCAGATGGGGACGCGCCGCTGCCAACCTCGCCGGAGCAACTGCTGGCGCGGCTCGACGCGCTGGGCATCCGGGCGACCACGCACAGCCACCCGCCGCTGCATACGGTGGAGGAGAGCAAGGCCCTGCGCGGCGCCCTGCCCGGCGGCCATTGCAAGAACCTGTTCCTGAAGGACAAAAAGGAGCAGCACTGGCTGGTGGTGGCCCTTGAGGATGCCAAGGTCGACCTGAACAGGCTGGACAAGGTCATCGGATCGGCGCGGCTGTCCTTCGCCTCGGCTGAGCGGCTGTGGCGCTTCCTCGGCATCCGGCCGGGATCGGTGACACCCTTCGCCCTGGTGAACGACACGGAACACAAGGTGCGCGTGGTCCTGCAGCAGGCGATGATGGAGCATGACCTGCTGAACTATCATCCGCTGCTGAACGACCGCACCACCGCGATCCCGCGGGACGACCTGCTGCGCTTCATCCGCGCCTGCGGGCACGAGCCGGCTATCGTCGAGTTCGGCCGTCCGCAGGAGTGACGGGCGCCACGCGGTTTCGACGCAATGCTTGCTTGAGCCGCCCCGCGCGCTCACATATGTCGGCAACGACGACGGTTCGGACCCGGAGAGGGCCGGATCGGCAACTTCATGGCCCACCGGGATGTCCTAATGGGCCAGGCATCACCAACGGGACCGAAACACGCCATGTTCTCCATGCCCCCTGCCAACGGGTCAAAGCCCGCCGCTCCCGCCGCCGGTGCCGCTGACGTCGTCAAGGACAGCAGCGACCGCGCCTTCATGGCCGACGTGATCGAGGCCTCACGCGACGTTCCGGTGATCGTCGATTTCTGGGCACCCTGGTGCGGCCCCTGCAAACAGCTGGGCCCGATCATCGAGAAGGTGGTGCGCGCCGCCAAAGGCGCGGTGCGCCTGGTGAAGATCGACACCGACGCCAACCCGATGATCGCCTCGCAGCTGCGCGTGCAGTCGATCCCGGCGGTCTACGCCTTCTTCCAGGGCCGTCCGGTCGACGGCTTCATGGGCGCCCTGCCCGAATCGCAGGTGAAGGCCTTCGTCGACAAGCTGGTGGCGCTGGCCAAGCAGGCTGGTGTCGGCGGCGATGACATGCTGGACGAGGCCTTCGCCCAGGCCAAGGAGTTGATGGAGGGCGGCGACCTTCAGGGCGCGCTGGACCTCTACAGCCAGATCCTGCAGGCCGAGCCGGAGAACGCCCAGGCCTATGCCGGCATCGTCCGCTGCCTGATCGCCGCCGGCGACCTGGAAAACGCCAAGCAGATGCTGGCCCAGGCCCCGGAAGCCATCGCCAAGGACAAGGAGCTGGCCAATGTCCGCGCCTCGCTGGAGGTGGCGGAGCAGGCCTCCAACGCCGGCCCGATCCCGGAGCTGATGGAGAAGGTCGCCCACGACCCGAACGACCATGCCGCTCGCTTCGATCTCGCCATGGCACTGTTCGCCGCCGGCAAGCGCGAAGCGGCGGTGGACGAGCTGCTGGAGATTTTCAAGCGCGACCGGACCTGGAACGACGATGGCGCCCGCAAGCAGCTCGTCAAGTTCTTCGAGGCGTTCGGACAGACCGACCCGCTGACGGTGAAGACCCGCCGGCGCCTGTCGACCATGATGTTCAGCTGACGTTTTTTCCGGACGCAGGACGGCTGTTCCACCGGCGATGGGGTTCTATCTGATTGGCATGACCACGAACCCAACCAGAAACCCCTTCGACCCTGAGTTCAGCCAGTTGCCGGCGATGCTGCCGATCTTCCCGCTGGCCGGCGTTCTGCTGCTGCCACGGGCAAGATTGCCGCTGAACATCTTCGAGCCGCGCTATCTCGCCATGGTCGAGGATGCGCTGGGCAGCGGCCGTATGATCGGCATGATCCAGCCGCTCGACCCCGCCGGGCGGGAGCGGGAACCGGCGGTCTACGGCTGCGGCTGCGCCGGCCGCATCACCAGCTTCGCCGAGACCGAAGACGGCCGCTTCCTGATCACCCTGACCGGCGTCGCCCGCTTCGAGATCGGGCGGGAGGTGGAGGGAACCCGCGGCTACCGGCGGGTGGTTCCCGACTGGCGGCCCTTCCACGCCGATCTGGAACACGAGCCCTGCGGCGACATCGACCGCAACCGCCTGCTTGGCGCGCTTAAGAGCTATTTCCGGGTCCAGGGTCTGTCGGTCGACTGGAAATCCATCGAATCGACGCTGGACGAGCGGCTGGTCAACTCGCTGGCGATGATCTGCCCCTTCACTCCCGGCGAGAAACAGGCACTGCTGGAGGCCCCGACGCTGGCAGAACGCGGGAAGCTCTTGATCGGGCTGGTGGAGATGGCCATTCTCGACAGCCATGACGGGGACGGTCCGCCGCCCAGGCACTGACATTCTTCCAGTCACCGCCCTTCTTCCAATCACCACGAGACATGAGATGGCGACGCCCGAGGACAAGAGCAGCGAAGCGAAAACCAACGCCCGCGTCGATCCGAAGCTGCTGGAGATCCTGGTCTGCCCGCTGACCAAGGGTCCGCTGCGCTATGACGCCGAGCGCGGGGAGCTGGTCAGCGAGCGCGCCGGCCTCGCCTATCCGATTCGCGACGGCATCCCGATCATGCTGATCGACGAGGCCCGCAGCATCGACAAGGCGGGGTCGCCGCGATGAGCGACAACGGGTTCGGCACCGTCCACTGGCCGACCGAGATCCGCCTGAAGAAGGAGGAGAAGCGGCTGGACGTCGATTTCGACGACGGCCGGACCTTCTCCTACCCGGCGGAGTTCCTGCGCGTCGTCAGCCCGTCCGCCGAGGTGCAGGGCCACAACCCCAGCCAGAAGCAGACGGTGGCCGGGCGCCGCCATGTCGGCATCATGCGGCTGGAGCCGGTCGGCAACTATGCCATCCGCATCGTCTTCGACGACCTGCATGACAGCGGCATCTTCAGCTGGAAATACCTCTATGAGATCGGCACCGAACAGGACGCCCTGTGGGCCGAATATCTCGAAGAGTTGCAGGCCAAGGGCCTGAGCCGCGACCCGCGACGGTAATGGCGTCCCTCTCCCAACCTGGGTTGCGAGAGGGATTTCACCTTACTTCCAGATCGGCTTTCCACTGCCGGGCAGGCCGTACAGGTCCCACTTGCGGCTGACCGTCTCCACGACCTCGTCGGTCATGTGGAGCTTCTCGCCCCATTCGCGCTTGGTCTCCGGCGGCCATTTGTTTGTAGCGTCCAGACCGACCTTGCCGCCCAGGCCCGATTCCGGGCTGGCGAAGTCGAGATAGTCGATCGGCGTGCCTTCGATCACCGTGATGTCGCGCGCCGGGTCCATGCGGGTGGAGATCGCCCACATCACATCCTTCCAGTTCCGCGCGTCGATGTCGTCGTCCACGACGATCACCCACTTCGTGTACATGAACTGGCGCAGGAAGGACCAGACGCCCATCATCACCCGCTTGGCGTGACCGGGATAGGCCTTCTTCATGCTGACCACCGCGATGCGGTAGGAACAGCCTTCCGGCGGCAGCCAGAAATCGACGATCTCCGGGAACTGCTGGATCAGCAGCGGGATGAACACCTCGTTCAGCGCCTCGCCCAGCACCGACGGCTCATCGGGCGGACGGCCGGTGAAGGTGGACAGATAGATCGGCTTGCGGCGCATCGTCATGGCGGTGACGGTGAAGACCGGGAAGGGCTCGACCGAGTTGTAATAGCCGGTGTGGTCGCCGTAGGGCCCCTCGTCGGCGTATTCGTCGAGGCTGACATGGCCTTCAAGGACGATCTCCGCCTGGGCCGGCACCTTCAGCGGCACCGTCTTGCACTCCACCAGCTCCACCTTCTTGCCGCGCAGCAGGCCGGCGAACTGGTATTCAGACAGGGTGTCGGGCACCGGCGTCACCGCCGCCAGGATGGTGCCGGGATCGGCCCCCAGCACGACGGCGCAGGGCAGCGGCTCGCGCTTCCCACTCGCAGCCCAGCGATGATGGTGCTGGGCACCGCCGCGGTGCTTCAGCCAGCGCATGATGGTCTTGTTCCTGCCCAACACCTGCATGCGGTAGATGCCGAGGTTGAAGTCGTCCTCGCGCTTGCCCGTCGGTCCCTTGGTCACCACCAGCGGCCAGGTGATCAGCGGCGCCGGCTCGCCCGGCCAGCAGCTCTGCACCGGCAGGCGGCCGAGGTCGATGTCGTCGCCGGTCAGCACGACCTCCTGGCAAGGGGCCGAGCCGACCGTCTTCGGCTTCATCGACAGCACGGTCTTGGCGAGCGGGATCAGTTCCAGCGCCTCGCGGAAGCCGCCCGGCGGCTCCGGCTGCTTGAGGAAGGCCAGGGTCTCGCCAACCGCGCGCAGCTGGTGCGGCTCGCGGTCCATGCCCCAGGCGACCCGCTCCACCGTGCCGAACAGGTTGACCAGCACCGGCATCTCCGAGCGGGTGCCGTCGGCCTTGATGACGTTCTCGAACAGCACCGCCGGGCCATTCTCGGCGAGCAGGCGGGTCTGGATCTCTGTCATCTCCAGAACGGTGGACACCGGCTCCTTCACCACCACCAGCCGCCCCGCCTTCTCCAGCCGGTCGATGAAGTCACGCAACGAGGTGTAGGGCATCGCAGGGTGTCCGATGTGGTGGTACGTCCGAAACGGACGATAACCTTCAACTCGGCGGCCGGTCCGTCAAGTGCGGCGGGGTGGAAATGCGGAGAATTGTCTCCCCGGTCATCGGCTCCCAAGCCGGTCAACAATCTGCCGCCGGTGATTGACGCCACCGAAGAACACGGCGACGATCAACACTTCGGTAAGCACATCGTCGATACTGAAATAGAATGTGAACTTGTTGCTCGTCACCGTCCGGATGTCCGGTCGGATTTCCGGATGTTCCGTGCCGCGATCGGAATGGGTTGCACATGTCCGAAGGTAATCGGGCGCCTCGGGAACGCGGCGCGCCGCCCTTCTGGCCGCTCTTTCAGAGTCGTCCCCCAAATCCAGGTAAGCCTGAAACAGATAGCCTTCGATGCAGTCGAAGTCCCGAGTGACTATCGGCGCATATCGCACCTTATTGCGCTGCACGTGCTTTCCTCTTGCGCTCCAGCATCGCGTGGATGTCCGCGATCCCCTCATCCACATCGATAAAGGGACCGGCAAGGCGCTGGTCGATCAGCAGCCGGAGAGCTTCAAGCTCCAAATCACGGGCTTCCGTCTCGTGGCGTAGCACCTCAAGGCCCTGCTGGATGACGGCGCTGAGGCTTGGATAATGCCCTGCTTCGACGAGGCTGCGCGCGTAGGCTTCCTGCTCGTCGGTGAGGGAAATCGAAGTCTTCACGGTCATGGGTCACCCCCAGCGCCAGACGGCACTACTGGGTCATACCAAGAGCAAGAACCAGACCCCGCCCGCCCCAAAACAAAACCCCTCCCCCACCCCCAGTGGACCAGAGGTCCGGCCGGGCGCGGGAAAGGGGCTCCGTCACCACTCAGGAACCAGGGTGCGAGACCCGGTCCAGGATCAGTACATGTGCTGGCCGCCGTTGACCGACAGGGTCGAGCCGGTCATGAAGCCGTTGTCGTCATCGACAAGGTACAGCACGGCCTTGGCGATCTCCGACGCGCGGCCCAGGCGGCCGACCGGGATGCGGGCGACGATCTTCTCCAGCACGTTGGCCGGAACTGCGCGCACCATGTCGGTGTCGATGTAGCCGGGGGCGATGGCGTTGACGGTGATGCCCTTGGCGGCGCTCTCCTGCGCCAGCGCCTTGGTGAAGCCGTGGATGCCGGACTTCGCCGCGGCGTAGTTGACCTGACCGTACTGGCCGGCCTGGCCGTTCACCGAGCCGATGTTGACGATGCGGCCGAAACCGCGCTCGCGCATGCCGTCGATGACGTTGCGGCACATGTTGAAGCAGGAGGACAGGTTGGTGTGGATCACCTTCTCCCACTGGTCGTAGGTCATGCGGTGCATCACGCCGTCACGGGTGATGCCGGCATTGTTGATGAGCACATCGACCGGGCCCAGGTCGGACTCGATCGCGGCGATACCCTTCTTGCAGGCGTCGAAATCCGCGACGTCGAACTTGTAGGTCGGGATGCCGGTGCGGGCGGTGAACTCCTCGGCCGCCTGATCGTTGCCGGCATAGTTGGCGGCGACCTTGTAGCCGGCATTCTTCAGGGCGACGGCAACCGCCTCGCCGATGCCGCGGGTGCCACCAGTGACGACTGCAACACGAGCCATAGTTCTTCTCCCCAGATTTAGTGATGGTTGGTTGGTTTCTTTGGATTTTTATTGTTGGGCATGGGACTACCTCCGCAGATCCGGCGGAAGCCCCAAGCCTTGGACGAAGCGGGCCGCTTGAATGGTCGAAAGCGGCCCGTCCGGTCCTCAGTCGCGCTGGACGCAGAGGGCGATGCCCATGCCGCCGCCGATGCACAGGGTGGCGAGCCCCTTCTTCGCGTCACGCTTCTGCATTTCGAACAGCAGCGTGGTCAGCACGCGGGCACCCGAGGCGCCGACCGGGTGGCCGAGCGCGATGGCGCCGCCGTTGACATTGACCTTGCTGGTGTCCCAGCCCAGATCCTTGTTCACCGACAGGGCCTGAGCGGCAAAGGCCTCGTTCGCCTCGATCAGGTCGAGGTCGTCGACGGTCCAGCCGGCCTTTTCCAGAGCCTTGCGCGAGGCCGGGATCGGGCCGGTGCCCATGATCGCCGGATCGACGCCGGCGGTCGCCCACGAGACGATACGGGCCAGCGGGGTAACGCCGCGCTTGGCCGCGTTCTCCGCCGTCATCAGCACCAGCGCAGCGGCGCCGTCATTGATGCCCGAGGCGTTGCCGGCGGTCACCGTGCCGTCCTTCGAGAAGGCCGGGCGCAGCTTGGCCAGCGATTCCACCGTGGTGCCGTGCTTCGGGTACTCGTCTTCCGACACGACGACGTCGCCCTTGCGGCCCTTGATGGTGACCGGGACGATCTCGTCCTTGAAGCGACCGGCCTTCTGGGCGGCCTCGGCCTTCTGCTGGCTGGCGGCGGCGAAGGCGTCCTGCTCCTCGCGGGTCAGCTGCCACTTCTGGGCGACGTTCTCCGCGGTGGTGCCCATGTGATAGCCATGGAAGGCGTCGGTCAGGCCGTCGCGCAGCATGGTGTCGAGCAGCTCGGCGGAGCCCATCTTGGTGCCGTTGCGCAGGTGCATGACGTGCGGCGCCATGCTCATGCTCTCCTGGCCGCCGACGACCAGGATATCGGCGTCGCCGTTCTTGATCGCCTGATAGCCGAGCGCCACGGTGCGCAGCCCGGAACCGCAGAGCTGGTTGACGCCGATGGCGGTCGCCTCCACCGGGATGCCGGCATTGACGGCGGCCTGACGGGCCGGGTTCTGACCCTGGCCGGCGGTCAGGATCTGGCCAAAGATGACTTCGTTCACTTCCGCCGCGTCGGTCTTGGCGCGGGCCAGCGCTTCGCGGATCGCGATCTCGCCCAGAACATGGGCGGGAACGGCGCTGAGAGCACCGTTGAAGCTGCCGATGGGCGTACGGGCGGCACCGGCGATGACAACCTCGGTCATTGAACGCTCCTCGAAATAGGACAGTTTTATTATAGCGCTGGTGGGACGCTCGGAGTGATTGTTACCTTAAGTCGAGCACTATGACCGGTGCAAGCTGGCTGAAGGTCGCGGAGCTAACCTGTCGCAGCAAGCCATTCGGCCAGCGGATTCCACACCCCGGTTTCGGCGCCCGCACTCACCACCATTCCGATATGCCCCAGCGGCGGCCGCAGAATCCGGGCACCGGCAATCGCCGCGGGAAGCGCCAGGGCGGAGGCCGGCGGGACGATGCGGTCGCGCTCCGGGATCAGGGCCAGCGTCGGCACGCGGATGGCCTGGGGATCGACCGGAAGGCCGGCGACCATCCAGGCCCCCGCCACCGTGTCGTTGCGACCGTACCACCCGGCCAGCGCGTCGCGCGCCACCCCGGCCACCAGCGGCACACCGTCGTTCAGCCAGTCCTCCAGCGCGACAAAGGCGGCGGCGGCACGGGAGTCCGGCGCCATCCGGGCGAAGCCGGAGAACTTCTTCAGCGCGAGCAGCGGGTCGAGCTGGGCGAACAGCGCCTGCAAGGCATCGGTCGGCAGTTCGCCCCAGCGATCGAGCACAGGTCCCCAGGGCTGGATGAAGGTCGCCACCCGGCGCGCGGTCGCCGAGTCCTCCGCGTGAAAGTCCCAGGGCGTCGCCATCAGCCCCAGTCCGGCGAGGGAGCGCGGCCGGCGCTGCGCCAGCGCGGCGGCCAGAAGCCCACCCATGCAATAGCCGACCGCCGGCACCGGCGCCCCGGCCGCCTCGACCACGAAATCCAGCGCGCGTTCCAGCCGGCCGGCGATGTAGTCGGTCAGGGTGAAGCGGCGCTCCAGCGGCCCCGGCCTCCCCCAGTCGAGCAGAAGCGGCCGGAAGCCGCGCGCCGCCAGCCAGCGCATCAGGCTCCTGTCCCGCGACAGGTCCAGGATGTAGGCGCGGTTGACCAGGGACGGCACGAACAGGACCGGCCGGCCGCCGGCACCCTCGCCATAATCCAACAGGCGCGATCCACCCTCCGCCCACACCACCGGCGGATCGGGCAGGTCGCGGCGGTAGGGATGGCTGCGATAGCGTTCGATCCCCGTCAGGACGGCGTCGATGCGCCGACGGACCTCGCGGTCAATTTCCCGGGTCAGCCGGTCGCCGGGCTCTTGCGCTCTTCCTTGCGGCCGGCCGTCCCGCATCCGGTCCGCCCGCGCCATCTCCTCCCGCAGCACCGCC from Azospirillum sp. TSH100 carries:
- a CDS encoding co-chaperone YbbN produces the protein MFSMPPANGSKPAAPAAGAADVVKDSSDRAFMADVIEASRDVPVIVDFWAPWCGPCKQLGPIIEKVVRAAKGAVRLVKIDTDANPMIASQLRVQSIPAVYAFFQGRPVDGFMGALPESQVKAFVDKLVALAKQAGVGGDDMLDEAFAQAKELMEGGDLQGALDLYSQILQAEPENAQAYAGIVRCLIAAGDLENAKQMLAQAPEAIAKDKELANVRASLEVAEQASNAGPIPELMEKVAHDPNDHAARFDLAMALFAAGKREAAVDELLEIFKRDRTWNDDGARKQLVKFFEAFGQTDPLTVKTRRRLSTMMFS
- a CDS encoding prolyl-tRNA synthetase associated domain-containing protein, which produces MDTASTSLPDASLPDGDAPLPTSPEQLLARLDALGIRATTHSHPPLHTVEESKALRGALPGGHCKNLFLKDKKEQHWLVVALEDAKVDLNRLDKVIGSARLSFASAERLWRFLGIRPGSVTPFALVNDTEHKVRVVLQQAMMEHDLLNYHPLLNDRTTAIPRDDLLRFIRACGHEPAIVEFGRPQE
- a CDS encoding gamma-butyrobetaine hydroxylase-like domain-containing protein codes for the protein MSDNGFGTVHWPTEIRLKKEEKRLDVDFDDGRTFSYPAEFLRVVSPSAEVQGHNPSQKQTVAGRRHVGIMRLEPVGNYAIRIVFDDLHDSGIFSWKYLYEIGTEQDALWAEYLEELQAKGLSRDPRR
- a CDS encoding AEC family transporter → MSLIFQIVLPMFGLIALGFWAARYRGFSTAMVQGLSRFLGIYALPALLFSNMARADIPDPLEWAVLGSFYVAAVAVFLVGGLWMRLAGRREQIAPIGLASSFSNIALLGSPIIMEAYGPTVAVPVMLLIVFQSPLLFTSATMLAETQRSARNGRAGRPVKATLDAAKATLSSPLVVSVILGLAANLIHLAIPPMVMKSFTMLAQTVLPCACFTLGASLALSPASGAVLPATVVALLKTGLHPLLTWLLATQVFDLPPLWVAPAVTAAALPIGINAYVFAERYNAGREVVSMSLLISTLLSPVSISIAFMVSSAG
- a CDS encoding LON peptidase substrate-binding domain-containing protein — translated: MTTNPTRNPFDPEFSQLPAMLPIFPLAGVLLLPRARLPLNIFEPRYLAMVEDALGSGRMIGMIQPLDPAGREREPAVYGCGCAGRITSFAETEDGRFLITLTGVARFEIGREVEGTRGYRRVVPDWRPFHADLEHEPCGDIDRNRLLGALKSYFRVQGLSVDWKSIESTLDERLVNSLAMICPFTPGEKQALLEAPTLAERGKLLIGLVEMAILDSHDGDGPPPRH
- a CDS encoding RraA family protein, with amino-acid sequence MAMQRYLVDYPRLSTDALAKWSSVPSSVASDAMNRCQSMDSRIKPMVPGMRICGQARTVVTMPGDNSMVHHAVSLAEPGDVVVVAGGGLDDVALAGEWVVRCCKRRALGGLVVDGSVRDLHEIRGLGLPVFAKGAVARGPHKNFGGKMDVTAAIGGVPVNPGDLILGDEDGVVVVPLAFAEAALVQSLALLERERKWTEQIEAGATLVDVLGVPPLEIVPAD
- a CDS encoding methyl-accepting chemotaxis protein; the protein is MTLLNNFHIPVKMAIPATTAIIGMLVIAVLGWSAITQQSTLLDALFNRSFTREAEIQGLTDTLTVAHAGMYRTVILSSANASPKAVEEEMKALNNQLGKLKSQSEALKGATADTDEEAKFFERFGADGATYLAKVGSFLDLLKMGVDPLDFLQEVQAAYTRLQGTSRDYLTYKRKVSTDAYAAVNDSVDHTTQAFMVVAGGALLMTVGVALFIGMNIARPIVRLTDVMERLARGNLEADIPAADRGDEIGQMARTVQVFKENAVRVQELSREQEAMRLRNEQERRQAMAALANDLEASVKAMMGEVVRSATSMRNEANSMLDNAKQTSHHSDSVAHSVQEATSEVESVAAGAEQLRASIDEITRSISQSAQLARGAVEEAGRTDSIVQGLSEASRKIEEVVGLIQSIAGQTNLLALNATIEAARAGEAGKGFAVVAQEVKSLANQTAKATEEIGAEIAAVQSATHAAVGAIRAIVGTIRQVDESLGTVAAAVEEQDAATRDISARSQRAAVDTMAVMQEMRLVQQAAETTGHSAGSVQNTTEELSRSFNRLDHEIEAFITRITAA
- a CDS encoding Trm112 family protein, whose product is MATPEDKSSEAKTNARVDPKLLEILVCPLTKGPLRYDAERGELVSERAGLAYPIRDGIPIMLIDEARSIDKAGSPR